One window of Macrococcus sp. 19Msa1099 genomic DNA carries:
- a CDS encoding peptide-methionine (S)-S-oxide reductase — MYTIYLAGGCLWGVQAFLKTVPGVAGTEAGRVNGETATLDGPYDGYAECVKTICEDTLALHELLDDFFQIMDPYSVNKQGVDEGPKYRTGIYSEDEALLQAVRRYINSREDKEKVVVEVLSLNNYIRSADEHQDYLDRHPGDYCHVPLEMMRKYR, encoded by the coding sequence TTGTATACAATATATTTGGCTGGAGGATGCCTCTGGGGTGTACAGGCATTTTTAAAGACGGTACCTGGTGTAGCTGGAACTGAAGCGGGTAGAGTGAACGGCGAGACAGCAACATTAGACGGACCCTATGATGGCTATGCTGAATGTGTGAAGACGATATGTGAAGATACACTGGCACTACATGAGCTGCTAGATGATTTCTTTCAGATTATGGATCCGTATAGCGTGAACAAGCAAGGGGTCGATGAAGGTCCGAAATATAGAACAGGAATCTATAGTGAAGATGAAGCGTTATTACAAGCAGTAAGACGCTATATAAATTCACGAGAAGATAAAGAGAAGGTTGTTGTAGAAGTGCTGTCACTAAATAATTATATCCGTAGTGCAGACGAACATCAGGATTATCTGGACAGACATCCAGGTGACTATTGTCATGTACCGCTTGAGATGATGAGGAAATATAGATAA
- a CDS encoding FAD-dependent oxidoreductase, which translates to MKKYQVVILGAGAGGLSSASRLLKSGIKDIAIIDHADQHAYQPAWPLVGSGEEKKTRTVKSMSRVIPKTIDHIQQRVTRIQPVERKVYLDNDDFIMYEYLVVALGIQLDFQEIEGLEATLGRNGVTTNYLYDYTDYTYELLKQTKTGNVIITKPKSVIKGGVAPENTLFTFDEFIRDQKDNKAHLIFKSGKDTLFPVEKYRRYMEEHLNNKHIEYQLNQELIKVDGDKKEATFKEWATGETYTLPFSMIVVTPPMSAPDVVKNSTLSDEQGWLDVNPFTLQHVRHQNVFGIGDCTNLPTIKMGAAVRKQMPVLVSNLLSQIKGKQLKAHYDGSTACPIATEYGQAFMAEFGYDMKPKESMPIDQGKTNPLLYQVKKRGIPLMYWNALLKGKA; encoded by the coding sequence ATGAAGAAATATCAAGTAGTGATTCTCGGAGCAGGTGCAGGTGGGTTATCAAGTGCAAGCAGATTATTGAAGTCTGGTATAAAGGATATCGCTATCATCGATCATGCAGATCAACATGCTTATCAGCCAGCTTGGCCTCTCGTTGGTTCAGGTGAAGAGAAGAAGACACGTACAGTAAAAAGCATGTCACGTGTAATCCCTAAAACAATTGACCACATCCAGCAACGTGTTACTCGTATTCAGCCTGTAGAGCGTAAAGTGTATTTAGATAATGATGATTTTATTATGTACGAATATCTCGTCGTCGCACTTGGCATACAATTAGACTTTCAGGAGATAGAGGGACTTGAAGCGACGCTAGGCAGAAATGGTGTTACGACAAACTACCTCTATGATTATACAGATTATACCTATGAATTATTAAAGCAGACCAAGACAGGTAATGTAATAATAACGAAACCGAAATCAGTAATTAAAGGCGGAGTTGCTCCTGAAAATACATTGTTTACCTTTGATGAATTTATTCGTGATCAGAAAGATAATAAGGCACATCTTATTTTTAAATCAGGGAAAGACACATTATTTCCTGTGGAAAAATATAGACGATATATGGAGGAACATTTAAATAATAAGCATATTGAATATCAACTCAATCAAGAATTGATTAAGGTAGACGGTGACAAGAAAGAAGCGACATTTAAAGAATGGGCTACAGGAGAAACATATACATTACCTTTCTCTATGATTGTTGTAACACCACCTATGAGTGCGCCAGATGTTGTGAAAAATTCGACCTTAAGCGATGAACAAGGGTGGCTGGATGTTAATCCATTTACGCTACAACATGTTCGTCATCAAAATGTATTCGGTATCGGAGACTGTACGAATTTACCAACCATAAAGATGGGAGCGGCAGTAAGAAAACAGATGCCCGTACTTGTCAGTAATCTACTTTCACAGATAAAAGGCAAACAGTTAAAAGCGCATTATGATGGCTCTACAGCTTGTCCAATAGCAACAGAATATGGTCAGGCGTTTATGGCGGAATTTGGATATGATATGAAACCGAAGGAGTCTATGCCGATAGATCAAGGGAAGACGAATCCGTTATTATATCAAGTGAAGAAACGTGGGATACCATTGATGTACTGGAATGCCCTGTTGAAAGGCAAAGCATAG
- a CDS encoding DUF1700 domain-containing protein encodes MNRREFLNTLYRNLNGLDENEKQSIMFEYEAHFEDGLLDGKDEQSISSELGDPKRIAKELKSTYIVDRATQNPSTSNVMNAVMATIGLGILNIFFMSVPLFTYLSFLISMIVLAFIFLISPLFLVADYLINGADAVTLFDISMTITMVGCGILLSLGLYYFAHYANRLIVKYAKWNINTVKGA; translated from the coding sequence ATGAATAGAAGGGAATTTTTAAATACGTTGTATCGTAACTTAAATGGTTTGGACGAAAATGAAAAACAATCAATAATGTTTGAATATGAAGCACATTTTGAAGATGGTTTATTAGATGGGAAGGATGAGCAGTCAATATCATCTGAGCTCGGTGATCCAAAACGTATCGCAAAGGAATTAAAATCCACATATATTGTTGATCGTGCAACCCAAAATCCATCAACTTCAAATGTTATGAACGCAGTAATGGCTACGATTGGACTAGGAATTTTAAATATATTTTTTATGTCAGTGCCGTTATTCACTTATTTATCATTTTTGATTAGTATGATTGTTCTTGCATTTATCTTTCTCATTTCTCCGTTATTTTTAGTTGCAGATTATTTAATCAATGGTGCTGATGCTGTAACTTTGTTTGATATATCCATGACAATAACTATGGTTGGTTGCGGTATTCTGTTATCGCTTGGGCTTTACTATTTTGCACACTATGCTAATAGATTAATTGTGAAGTACGCAAAATGGAATATCAATACGGTAAAAGGAGCTTAA
- a CDS encoding helix-turn-helix transcriptional regulator translates to MLKSHLKEYRAKFNMNQSELAKRVGVTRQTIGFIEKGTISPSITLVLKICRVFQCKVEDLFELEDIEDE, encoded by the coding sequence ATGCTAAAGTCTCATTTAAAGGAGTACCGTGCTAAATTTAATATGAATCAAAGTGAGTTAGCGAAAAGAGTTGGTGTCACAAGACAGACGATTGGTTTTATCGAAAAAGGTACGATTTCACCGTCTATCACGTTAGTGTTAAAGATTTGTCGTGTATTTCAATGTAAAGTTGAAGATCTTTTTGAATTGGAGGATATTGAAGATGAATGA
- a CDS encoding lactate dehydrogenase, with protein sequence MKLGIIGVGRVGSQVLTDVQYLNVFNEIVLIDSDENVATGEAMDHLHSQGIGVTNHINIYAGTYKDLKDADVIVIAASTKTDTSIPDRTALAKANTVIIKEITTRIGEVTTDALLVIISNPVDAMTYIASKYYPESKVIGTGTLLETSRFKTLIANHYNIDPKSVEGFVIGEHGAHAVPLWSKTRIHGIALEEYEQLSGNHKIDKKEITEAIDSVSFDVFHQKGWTNAAISKITVLLIKSLVLNERSIFPLSTRNEDIAYSLPVLVGKEGIIQRLDISIDNQEAQDLTTAKQFIRNTIEQHYN encoded by the coding sequence ATGAAGCTAGGAATCATTGGTGTTGGACGTGTGGGCAGTCAAGTGCTGACTGACGTACAGTATTTGAACGTATTTAACGAGATTGTCTTGATTGATAGTGACGAAAATGTTGCGACTGGAGAGGCAATGGATCATTTGCACAGTCAAGGTATTGGTGTCACGAATCATATCAATATTTATGCGGGAACATATAAGGATTTAAAGGATGCGGATGTTATCGTTATAGCGGCCAGTACAAAGACAGATACATCAATTCCAGATCGCACTGCGCTAGCAAAGGCGAATACAGTGATTATTAAAGAAATCACTACACGTATCGGTGAAGTAACGACCGATGCCTTGCTTGTTATTATTTCCAATCCTGTCGATGCGATGACGTACATCGCTTCAAAGTATTATCCGGAGAGTAAAGTGATAGGTACTGGTACGTTATTAGAAACTTCACGTTTTAAAACTTTAATTGCAAATCATTACAACATTGACCCTAAAAGTGTTGAAGGGTTTGTGATAGGAGAGCATGGAGCACATGCTGTACCGCTCTGGAGTAAAACGCGTATTCATGGTATAGCGTTGGAGGAATATGAACAGCTTAGTGGTAACCATAAGATAGATAAAAAGGAGATAACTGAGGCGATTGATAGCGTGTCATTTGATGTATTCCATCAAAAAGGCTGGACCAATGCAGCGATATCAAAAATCACTGTATTGCTTATCAAATCGCTTGTGCTCAATGAGCGTTCAATTTTCCCATTATCAACGAGAAATGAGGATATAGCATATAGCTTACCAGTACTTGTAGGAAAGGAAGGCATCATCCAGAGATTAGATATTTCAATAGATAATCAAGAAGCACAGGATTTAACAACAGCTAAACAATTTATTAGAAATACAATAGAACAGCATTATAATTAA
- a CDS encoding MetQ/NlpA family ABC transporter substrate-binding protein, which yields MRKVLGLISAVILSASLAGCSSTEKEEDKKIVVAASPAPHGEVVKHAAVAMKKKGYDVEVKIVNDYKVPNKLLQEGDVDANLFQHVPYLKAEKKTHHYDIEEVGKVFTTPMGVYSKKYKNLDEIPSGSEIFVSSNPAEEGRFLSFFVNKGVIKLKKGVKIEDAYFTDIVENKKNLKFNNKQSAEFLPKTYRNGEGAAVIMNSNYAIDNGITPHKDAIALEDESSPFANILAVKKGHKNDKKFQDLIEVLQSQDMKDYINKEFNKDVIPYGGK from the coding sequence ATGAGAAAAGTATTAGGTTTAATTAGTGCAGTCATATTATCTGCATCTTTAGCAGGCTGTAGTTCAACTGAAAAAGAAGAGGATAAGAAGATTGTTGTTGCAGCTTCCCCTGCACCGCATGGAGAAGTTGTTAAACATGCAGCGGTTGCGATGAAGAAAAAAGGATATGACGTAGAAGTTAAGATTGTCAATGACTATAAAGTACCGAATAAGTTACTGCAAGAAGGCGATGTTGATGCTAACTTATTCCAGCATGTGCCATACTTGAAAGCTGAGAAAAAGACGCATCATTATGATATTGAAGAAGTAGGGAAAGTGTTCACTACGCCTATGGGGGTTTATAGTAAGAAGTATAAGAACTTAGATGAAATTCCATCTGGCTCTGAAATCTTCGTATCAAGTAATCCGGCTGAAGAAGGGCGTTTCTTATCATTCTTTGTCAATAAAGGTGTGATTAAGCTGAAAAAAGGCGTAAAGATTGAAGATGCATACTTTACTGATATCGTTGAAAATAAAAAGAATCTAAAGTTTAATAACAAACAAAGCGCAGAATTCTTACCGAAGACGTATCGTAATGGTGAAGGGGCTGCAGTAATTATGAATTCTAACTACGCAATTGATAATGGGATTACACCGCATAAAGATGCCATCGCGTTAGAGGATGAATCTTCACCATTTGCAAATATTCTTGCTGTTAAAAAAGGCCATAAGAATGACAAGAAGTTTCAGGATTTGATTGAAGTACTTCAGTCTCAAGATATGAAAGATTATATTAATAAGGAATTCAACAAAGACGTCATTCCATATGGAGGGAAGTAG
- a CDS encoding PadR family transcriptional regulator: protein MNIQLKKGVLELVVMNEISRGDQYGYELSQTISKHLSIADGTLYPMLRRLVNEGMLDTYMGKTSAGPARKYYTITSTGRLHLQHLTEEWMELKSSVNQLLEGADNNE from the coding sequence ATGAATATTCAACTAAAAAAAGGTGTGTTAGAACTCGTTGTTATGAACGAAATTAGCAGGGGTGACCAATATGGCTATGAGCTTTCACAAACAATTTCTAAACATCTATCTATTGCTGACGGGACGCTTTACCCAATGCTTCGAAGGCTTGTAAATGAAGGAATGCTAGACACTTATATGGGAAAAACATCTGCTGGACCTGCGCGTAAATATTACACTATCACCTCAACAGGAAGATTACATTTACAACATTTAACAGAAGAATGGATGGAGTTAAAATCATCTGTTAATCAATTATTAGAAGGAGCTGACAACAATGAATAG
- a CDS encoding universal stress protein, which translates to MYQSVLIAVDGSHNSMRAAEEAIKLDSKHYTILSVITAEDSKESVLHGTGDSESDCKEELEDIIAKFSGHHFNVLFEHGYPKEKIVEVANHHNHDLLVIGTRGLSGLKEVVMGSVSRHVVKHSDINVLVVK; encoded by the coding sequence ATGTATCAATCCGTTCTTATTGCGGTAGATGGATCACATAATAGTATGCGTGCAGCAGAAGAAGCGATAAAGCTCGATTCTAAGCATTATACGATTCTTTCCGTTATTACAGCAGAAGACTCAAAAGAAAGTGTATTGCATGGTACAGGAGATAGTGAATCAGATTGTAAAGAGGAACTGGAGGATATTATTGCAAAATTCTCTGGACATCACTTTAATGTGCTATTTGAACATGGTTATCCGAAAGAGAAGATTGTGGAGGTTGCGAATCATCATAATCATGATTTACTCGTTATCGGAACGCGAGGATTAAGTGGATTAAAAGAAGTCGTTATGGGTAGCGTAAGTCGTCATGTTGTTAAACATTCTGATATTAATGTACTTGTCGTAAAATAA
- a CDS encoding aminotransferase class I/II-fold pyridoxal phosphate-dependent enzyme, whose amino-acid sequence MTNIQEALQSYSAQYDQLMKEDINIDMTRGKPSGEQLALSFEMLDVLKSKDADTYLSYFNYGIPGGIPEAKALFADLFDVSQNEIYIGGNSSLNLMHDMVNKFMFYGVSEDALPWKDQQVKFLCPVPGYDRHFTICESYGIEMIPVTMTDHGPDMDQVESLVKDDPAIKGMWCVPLYSNPQGYNYSDETVERLANMHTAADDFRIIWDNAYGYHHLGEEVIKVKNLLHACQSAGNPERALMVMSTSKMTFPGAGISALATSETNIKYLLSLFGVQTIGHDKLNQLRHVKFFGDKDGLIEHMRKHKEIMAPKFDVVDTYLSEKLYSPEICKWNKPQGGYFITIEVLDHCASEIVEKCSVLGLKVTPAGATHPYGKDPNDSVIRIAPSFLNVEELKEAMDILCVVINYVTLNKLYENQ is encoded by the coding sequence ATGACGAACATTCAAGAAGCATTACAAAGTTATAGTGCGCAATATGATCAATTGATGAAAGAGGATATCAACATTGATATGACGCGCGGAAAACCATCAGGAGAACAGCTGGCTTTATCATTCGAGATGCTCGATGTATTAAAGAGCAAGGATGCTGATACGTACTTATCATACTTCAACTATGGTATTCCCGGTGGTATCCCAGAAGCAAAGGCATTATTTGCAGATTTATTCGATGTGTCTCAAAATGAGATTTATATTGGCGGCAATTCAAGTTTGAATCTCATGCATGATATGGTTAATAAGTTCATGTTCTACGGAGTTTCTGAAGATGCGCTACCTTGGAAGGATCAACAGGTAAAATTTTTGTGTCCAGTGCCAGGATATGATCGTCACTTTACAATTTGTGAGTCATATGGCATCGAAATGATACCTGTAACAATGACAGATCACGGCCCTGATATGGATCAGGTTGAATCTCTAGTAAAAGATGATCCTGCAATAAAAGGTATGTGGTGTGTCCCGCTCTATTCGAACCCCCAAGGGTATAACTATTCTGACGAAACTGTAGAGCGCCTGGCAAACATGCACACAGCTGCTGATGACTTTAGAATTATATGGGACAATGCTTACGGATACCATCACTTAGGTGAAGAAGTAATCAAAGTGAAAAACTTACTTCATGCGTGTCAAAGTGCCGGTAATCCTGAGCGTGCTTTAATGGTTATGTCTACTTCTAAGATGACTTTCCCTGGTGCAGGTATTTCAGCACTTGCTACAAGTGAAACAAACATTAAGTACTTATTATCGTTATTCGGTGTTCAAACAATCGGACATGATAAGTTAAATCAGCTGCGTCATGTCAAGTTTTTCGGAGACAAAGATGGTTTGATTGAACATATGCGTAAACATAAAGAAATTATGGCTCCGAAATTCGATGTTGTGGATACATACTTATCTGAGAAACTGTATTCACCAGAAATTTGTAAATGGAACAAACCTCAAGGTGGTTATTTTATCACGATAGAGGTATTGGATCATTGTGCAAGTGAAATTGTAGAGAAGTGTAGTGTACTCGGTTTAAAAGTTACACCAGCCGGTGCGACACATCCTTATGGCAAAGACCCTAACGATAGCGTTATCCGTATTGCACCATCATTTTTAAATGTGGAAGAGCTGAAAGAAGCGATGGATATTCTATGTGTCGTTATAAACTATGTCACATTAAATAAATTATATGAAAATCAATAA
- a CDS encoding HIT family protein has product MCIFCEGISENQKLLETQYFYVVYDIDPIQYGHLLIISNNHFEDIRDLEEDVCLELFKIEKYLISILEDVFKVDGVTIVRNNGNIMDEGLHFHQHMIPRYERDGFWDNVKTSGRKIDTRSLKNKIQEYKKVMK; this is encoded by the coding sequence ATGTGTATATTTTGTGAAGGTATAAGTGAAAATCAGAAACTATTGGAAACTCAATATTTTTATGTGGTTTATGATATTGATCCAATTCAGTATGGACATTTATTGATCATATCAAATAATCATTTTGAAGATATTCGTGATTTGGAAGAAGACGTTTGCTTAGAATTGTTTAAAATTGAGAAATACTTAATTTCAATTTTAGAAGATGTATTTAAAGTGGATGGTGTTACAATTGTAAGAAATAATGGAAATATTATGGATGAAGGATTACATTTTCATCAGCACATGATTCCTCGTTATGAGCGGGATGGATTTTGGGATAACGTTAAAACCAGTGGACGCAAGATTGACACAAGAAGTCTGAAAAATAAAATTCAAGAATATAAAAAGGTAATGAAATGA
- a CDS encoding CsbD family protein, translating to MTNEGKFEQLKGNVQETVGNATGNRELEQEGKESKISGKVKEVSENVQDKVNEAVDKFKK from the coding sequence ATGACTAATGAAGGTAAATTTGAACAATTAAAAGGCAACGTACAAGAAACAGTTGGTAATGCGACTGGGAATAGAGAACTAGAGCAAGAAGGTAAAGAGAGTAAGATTTCTGGTAAAGTGAAAGAAGTATCAGAGAACGTACAGGATAAAGTCAACGAAGCAGTAGATAAATTCAAAAAGTAA
- a CDS encoding 5-methyltetrahydropteroyltriglutamate--homocysteine S-methyltransferase — MTTLNTVQQPLFDHVGSFLRPQTLKKAREQYLNQEITYDALKQLEDQEIKKLIDKLVSLGYETVTDGEFRRSYWHLDFFFGFNGIEQQLLGQGYVFNKYETRSDSVKFIGKISGEHHPFVEHYKFVRDYAPKHVTVKQTIPAPAQFLVELTRPGVKETVDEYYVSREAVKDDIVKAYTTVIQELYDEGLRVLQLDDCSWGIHVSEGTSEKIHGDGNSENLDVEALKEELLDINNRVIHNAPNDLIINTHVCRGNYRSDFASAGPYDKVADQLFAKEDVDAYYLEYDTERAGGFEPLAKVSGEKHVVLGLITSKFPELEDKAEVIARIKEASKYIPLERLSLSTQCGFASTEEGNELTESDQWAKLELVKEIALQVWGDGENELPA; from the coding sequence ATGACAACTTTAAATACAGTACAACAACCATTATTTGATCACGTAGGGAGCTTTTTAAGACCGCAAACATTAAAGAAGGCACGTGAGCAATACTTAAATCAAGAAATTACATATGATGCATTGAAACAATTAGAAGATCAAGAAATTAAAAAGCTGATCGATAAACTCGTATCATTAGGATATGAAACTGTAACAGATGGTGAATTTAGAAGAAGTTACTGGCATCTTGACTTTTTCTTTGGATTTAATGGAATAGAACAGCAATTACTCGGTCAAGGGTACGTCTTTAATAAATATGAAACAAGAAGTGATAGTGTGAAGTTTATCGGTAAGATTTCTGGAGAACACCATCCTTTTGTAGAACACTATAAATTTGTCAGGGACTATGCACCGAAACATGTGACGGTAAAACAGACAATCCCAGCTCCGGCACAGTTCTTAGTAGAACTGACACGCCCCGGTGTAAAAGAAACAGTAGATGAATATTATGTATCACGTGAAGCAGTCAAAGATGATATCGTTAAGGCATATACTACAGTAATACAAGAACTGTATGATGAAGGATTACGCGTGCTTCAACTAGATGACTGTTCTTGGGGCATTCATGTCTCTGAGGGCACATCAGAGAAGATACACGGTGACGGTAACAGCGAGAATCTGGATGTGGAAGCACTCAAAGAAGAGCTATTAGACATTAATAACCGTGTAATACACAATGCACCGAATGACCTTATCATCAATACACATGTATGCAGAGGGAATTACCGCTCAGACTTTGCGAGCGCTGGTCCATACGATAAAGTTGCAGATCAACTCTTTGCGAAAGAAGACGTTGATGCGTATTATCTTGAATATGATACGGAACGCGCCGGAGGATTTGAACCACTTGCGAAAGTTTCTGGAGAAAAACACGTCGTACTCGGTCTGATTACTTCTAAGTTCCCAGAGTTAGAAGATAAAGCGGAAGTAATTGCACGTATTAAAGAGGCAAGTAAATATATTCCTTTAGAGCGACTAAGTCTAAGTACACAATGTGGATTTGCTTCTACAGAAGAAGGCAATGAACTCACAGAAAGTGACCAGTGGGCGAAACTTGAACTTGTGAAAGAAATTGCGCTACAAGTTTGGGGCGATGGAGAAAATGAATTGCCAGCATAA
- a CDS encoding DUF4097 family beta strand repeat-containing protein: protein MKKFLIILGIFLLIIGITGMFLTKDEIVTKKQNGYSEQITLNQPFNSIDLDIGQGTVAVEQSKNHRASLKIKNISKKEDYQYKIDNNTLYFSTKNDSKNRKKNFVFGNHKNLDEIEIKLLIPKEKLKSFKAKTFAGTIDVDYLSTKNLELNADIGLIEGDILKSDQSNIKVGMGDISFNNFNSQQADINIKTGTIELYGLNSDININGHIGMGDGTFEYTTEPQSTHFDVSTKNGDIELNDLINLPQSNAKSLVKMTIGTGTVEFDYE, encoded by the coding sequence ATGAAAAAATTTCTGATAATTTTAGGTATATTTCTCTTGATAATAGGAATAACCGGGATGTTTTTAACGAAAGATGAAATCGTTACCAAAAAACAAAACGGCTATAGTGAGCAAATAACATTGAATCAACCTTTTAATTCAATTGATTTAGATATAGGTCAAGGTACTGTTGCCGTCGAACAATCTAAAAACCATCGTGCATCACTAAAAATCAAAAACATCAGCAAAAAAGAGGATTACCAATATAAAATAGATAACAATACTCTATATTTTAGTACAAAAAACGATTCTAAAAATCGAAAGAAAAATTTTGTATTTGGTAATCACAAAAATCTCGATGAAATAGAAATTAAATTATTAATACCAAAAGAAAAGTTAAAATCGTTTAAGGCAAAAACATTTGCGGGCACGATTGATGTAGATTATCTTTCAACTAAAAATTTGGAATTGAATGCAGATATCGGTTTGATAGAAGGAGATATACTTAAAAGTGATCAATCTAATATAAAAGTCGGCATGGGCGATATTAGTTTTAATAATTTTAACTCACAACAAGCAGATATCAATATTAAAACTGGAACAATTGAATTGTATGGACTAAATTCAGATATCAATATTAACGGACACATCGGCATGGGTGATGGTACTTTTGAATATACAACCGAGCCGCAAAGTACTCACTTTGATGTCTCTACAAAAAATGGTGACATTGAATTGAATGATTTAATCAATCTACCACAAAGCAATGCTAAATCTCTTGTTAAAATGACTATTGGTACTGGTACAGTAGAATTTGATTATGAATAA
- a CDS encoding NAD(P)H-binding protein, translating into MKVLLTGASGYIGGNLLEQLKEDYDIVAASRSTDNKEDEKNVTWKKVDLYALEDIEEAMEGVHTAIYLVHSMIPSAKLTQGSFMDMDAILADNFGRAAKNKGVKHIIFMSGIMPDEEDENLSNHLHSRKECEKILGSYGVPVSTLRAGLIIGPKGSSFPILKKLTKRLPALVLPKWAYSKTAPVALKDVVKGLATLVKREPKQNEQIDIYHEVTDYKGMFEATASAMKKKLPMLDVPFIPVWITKLPVALIAGESKELVYPLIDSLVHDMTPSKKNYVEGISNAPTPLKESIETALKDSDDEKKGKKKAPSIAKQLQKNDVKSVQRITIPSSWTIEQTANYYVNWLSRIGYSFINTSIENEVLNISLPIFKDPILILEKSQKKSSEDRVLFYIKGGKFAKVNESSRARLEFRRILDTNECIIAIHEYEPSLPWFVYTITQARVHLLVMKLFGLETKILAKTLDSKYLEDKTMTLQDN; encoded by the coding sequence ATGAAGGTACTATTAACAGGCGCTTCAGGTTATATCGGCGGAAATTTATTGGAACAATTGAAAGAAGACTATGACATTGTAGCTGCTTCAAGAAGTACAGATAATAAAGAAGATGAAAAGAACGTAACATGGAAGAAAGTGGATCTCTATGCACTTGAGGATATTGAAGAAGCTATGGAAGGCGTGCATACAGCAATTTATCTCGTGCACTCTATGATACCCTCTGCGAAATTAACTCAAGGTTCATTTATGGATATGGATGCAATATTAGCAGATAACTTTGGCCGTGCGGCGAAGAACAAAGGTGTGAAACATATCATCTTTATGAGTGGAATTATGCCGGACGAAGAGGATGAGAACTTATCAAATCACTTACATAGTCGTAAAGAATGTGAGAAGATTCTGGGCTCTTACGGTGTTCCTGTATCGACATTACGTGCAGGGCTGATTATTGGACCAAAGGGTTCTTCATTCCCGATTCTGAAGAAATTGACAAAACGATTGCCTGCGCTCGTGCTTCCGAAGTGGGCATATAGTAAAACAGCACCTGTTGCCTTAAAAGATGTAGTTAAAGGATTAGCAACATTAGTTAAGCGCGAACCGAAACAAAATGAACAGATTGATATCTATCATGAAGTAACGGATTACAAAGGAATGTTTGAAGCCACTGCATCAGCTATGAAGAAGAAATTACCTATGCTTGATGTACCGTTCATTCCAGTATGGATTACAAAGTTACCTGTCGCATTAATCGCTGGTGAATCTAAGGAACTTGTTTATCCATTAATTGATAGTCTCGTGCATGATATGACACCTTCTAAGAAGAATTATGTAGAAGGCATATCCAATGCACCGACACCGTTAAAAGAAAGTATTGAGACTGCTTTAAAAGATAGTGATGATGAGAAGAAAGGTAAGAAAAAAGCACCTTCTATTGCGAAACAGCTTCAAAAGAATGACGTTAAGTCTGTTCAACGTATTACGATCCCTTCAAGCTGGACGATTGAGCAAACGGCAAACTATTATGTTAACTGGTTATCACGTATCGGTTACTCATTTATCAATACTTCGATTGAAAATGAAGTATTGAATATTTCATTACCAATTTTCAAAGACCCTATCCTTATCCTGGAAAAATCACAAAAGAAATCATCAGAAGATAGGGTGTTGTTCTATATAAAAGGCGGTAAGTTTGCTAAGGTAAACGAAAGCAGCAGAGCACGACTTGAATTCAGACGTATCCTTGATACGAATGAGTGTATAATTGCAATCCACGAATATGAACCATCGCTACCTTGGTTTGTATACACAATTACTCAAGCACGTGTGCATTTGTTAGTGATGAAACTCTTTGGGCTTGAGACTAAGATTTTAGCGAAAACCTTGGATTCTAAGTATCTCGAAGATAAAACAATGACATTACAAGATAACTAA